Proteins encoded in a region of the Streptomyces sp. NBC_00310 genome:
- a CDS encoding MFS transporter, whose amino-acid sequence MSTRRSLRPLGGVLAAIAVSLTGTRISAVALPWFVLVTTGSATQTGLVAFFEMAPYVVVKAFTGPLVDRAGPRIVSWTTDLVSATAAAAVPLLHALHLLSFPLLLALVAVIGAARGPGDLAKEVMVPEAAERCGVPLERATGLSGATERLASTVGPAVGGSLVALLGPLTGLVVNAGCFALGSVIIALALPRRMGEPTEGASSQAGETKAGYWKRFGEGLTFLRTEPLLLIVIIMVGITNLLDAAFMTVLLPVWAKESGNGPTAIGLTGSAMGAAAVAGSLIAAVAAHRLRRRVVFFTGFLLAGAPRFLILAVDAPLGAVLAVFAVSGFGAGFLNPVIGVVLLERVPRRMLGRVNALRDSLAWAGIPLGGLIAGAAVASVGLVPVLLVCGATYFLTTNLAGLRPEWREMDRPGGRGVLKRHPEEEAPPRLPDRSTRGPGAGAGTAH is encoded by the coding sequence ATGTCCACAAGGCGGTCCTTACGGCCCCTCGGTGGGGTGCTGGCGGCCATAGCAGTGTCGCTGACCGGTACGCGGATCTCGGCGGTCGCGCTGCCCTGGTTCGTCCTGGTCACGACCGGCAGCGCCACCCAGACCGGGCTGGTCGCCTTCTTCGAGATGGCTCCCTACGTGGTGGTCAAGGCGTTCACCGGACCACTGGTGGACCGGGCCGGCCCACGGATCGTTTCCTGGACGACGGACCTCGTCAGCGCAACCGCTGCCGCCGCCGTCCCCTTACTGCACGCCCTGCACCTGCTGTCCTTTCCGCTTCTGCTGGCCCTCGTCGCGGTGATCGGCGCCGCCCGTGGACCCGGCGACCTGGCCAAGGAAGTCATGGTCCCGGAAGCGGCTGAGCGTTGTGGGGTGCCGCTGGAGCGGGCCACCGGCCTGTCCGGCGCGACCGAGCGGCTCGCCTCCACCGTCGGCCCGGCGGTCGGCGGTTCCTTGGTGGCACTGCTCGGCCCCTTGACAGGTCTCGTCGTCAACGCGGGCTGCTTCGCTCTCGGATCGGTGATCATCGCACTGGCGCTGCCTCGCCGCATGGGAGAGCCGACCGAGGGCGCCTCGTCGCAGGCAGGAGAGACGAAAGCGGGCTACTGGAAACGCTTCGGTGAAGGCCTCACCTTCCTGCGCACCGAGCCGCTGCTGCTCATCGTCATCATCATGGTGGGCATCACCAACCTGCTCGATGCGGCGTTCATGACGGTTCTCCTGCCCGTCTGGGCCAAGGAGTCCGGCAACGGGCCGACCGCGATCGGCCTCACAGGCAGCGCGATGGGAGCCGCAGCGGTTGCCGGGAGCCTGATCGCCGCGGTGGCCGCACACCGGCTGCGGCGCAGGGTCGTGTTCTTCACCGGGTTCCTGTTGGCCGGGGCCCCGAGATTCCTGATCCTCGCCGTCGACGCCCCGTTGGGAGCGGTGCTGGCCGTCTTCGCCGTCAGTGGATTCGGTGCGGGCTTCCTCAACCCGGTGATCGGGGTCGTCCTCCTCGAACGGGTGCCCCGCCGGATGCTGGGCCGGGTCAACGCGCTCCGCGACTCGTTGGCCTGGGCAGGAATCCCGCTCGGTGGGCTGATCGCCGGGGCGGCGGTGGCCTCCGTCGGACTGGTGCCGGTACTGCTCGTCTGCGGGGCCACGTACTTCCTCACCACGAACCTGGCAGGACTGCGGCCGGAGTGGCGCGAGATGGACCGTCCGGGTGGGAGAGGTGTTCTGAAACGCCACCCTGAGGAAGAAGCTCCACCAAGGCTCCCTGACCGATCAACCCGCGGGCCCGGCGCCGGTGCCGGCACAGCGCATTAG
- a CDS encoding winged helix-turn-helix domain-containing protein, with protein sequence MKRPEGPKVEEDSVVLDAKGLRAMAHPVRVQLIGLLRKYGPSTATRLAERLGVNSGTASYHLRQLGAAGFVEEDAGRGNARERWWRSVHQMTELNDRELVDREPEATLAFLQSVAATYTLRTQQTLNELQTMPRAWRDTFDMSDLALRLTPEEAVALRQELRAVIARYRRDTPEAAASAPEGAERVGVITQFLPELDAPAPSAAHSGSEAVTGTETS encoded by the coding sequence ATGAAGAGGCCAGAGGGCCCCAAGGTTGAAGAGGACTCCGTTGTTCTGGATGCCAAGGGGCTGCGTGCCATGGCGCATCCGGTGCGCGTGCAGCTGATTGGACTGCTGCGGAAGTACGGCCCATCGACAGCTACCCGTCTCGCGGAGCGGCTGGGCGTGAATTCCGGGACGGCCAGCTACCACCTGCGCCAGCTCGGCGCGGCCGGTTTCGTTGAGGAGGACGCCGGGCGGGGCAACGCGCGAGAGCGCTGGTGGCGTTCCGTGCATCAGATGACGGAGCTCAATGACCGGGAGCTGGTCGATCGGGAGCCCGAGGCCACCTTGGCCTTCCTGCAATCCGTCGCCGCCACCTACACCTTGCGCACCCAGCAGACGCTGAACGAGTTGCAGACGATGCCCCGCGCGTGGCGGGACACCTTCGACATGAGCGACTTGGCCTTGCGGCTCACACCCGAAGAGGCCGTCGCCTTGCGGCAGGAGTTGCGGGCCGTCATCGCCCGGTACCGGAGAGATACGCCCGAGGCGGCGGCGAGTGCCCCGGAGGGAGCCGAGCGGGTCGGCGTCATCACGCAGTTCCTGCCGGAACTGGATGCGCCCGCCCCGTCGGCGGCCCACTCCGGTTCTGAGGCCGTGACCGGAACGGAGACGTCGTGA
- a CDS encoding ATP-binding protein translates to MATVSPSLDYTLRLPRDPRSPGVGRATLRAVLAAHDLDELRPVAELLATELLTNAHQHTTREYALRVVEIGGRLRVGVWDRDWRVPAGFEGKGERVDVHADSERGRGLCLVRACSEDRGVSVLRDLGVSRGGKLLWVDCGAAVG, encoded by the coding sequence ATGGCCACCGTATCGCCGTCGCTCGACTACACGCTGCGCCTTCCCCGCGACCCGCGCTCCCCCGGCGTGGGACGTGCCACCCTGCGGGCCGTGCTGGCAGCCCATGACCTGGATGAACTCCGCCCGGTGGCAGAGCTGTTGGCCACGGAGTTGCTGACGAACGCCCACCAGCACACCACGAGGGAGTACGCCCTGCGGGTGGTGGAGATCGGCGGGCGGTTGCGGGTGGGGGTGTGGGACCGGGACTGGCGGGTGCCGGCCGGGTTCGAGGGCAAGGGCGAGCGCGTCGATGTCCACGCCGACTCGGAGCGCGGTCGGGGGCTGTGTCTCGTGCGGGCCTGCTCCGAGGATCGGGGAGTGTCCGTCCTGCGCGACCTCGGCGTCTCGCGGGGCGGGAAGTTGTTGTGGGTGGACTGCGGGGCCGCGGTGGGCTGA
- a CDS encoding helix-turn-helix domain-containing protein, giving the protein MPPKPVASARRLRLAVELRKMRERAGMTATEAARHLGIGQGQLSNIESARFGVSPDRLRAMARAYSCADQAFVEALVDISTDKSRGWWETFREVLPPTLLNIAELEHHATALCSANTAHVPGLLQITDHAREIFRQVVPEFSRSEIEHRVSHRLQRQALLDHNDAVPFRAIIHEAALRVPVGGPSVAKRQLDHIVEQSEQAHITVTVIPFAIGAYPGSGQNIFYAYGPVPQLDTVSLDQSHGPVLVDAEAQLETYRMLLDRMEQAALKPSKSRDFIHNLVHDL; this is encoded by the coding sequence ATGCCCCCGAAGCCCGTGGCGTCCGCCCGCCGCCTCCGGCTGGCTGTCGAGCTGCGCAAAATGCGCGAACGAGCGGGTATGACCGCCACCGAGGCAGCACGGCACCTCGGCATCGGCCAGGGCCAACTCAGCAACATCGAGTCGGCCCGGTTCGGTGTCAGCCCCGATCGGCTTCGAGCGATGGCCCGCGCCTACTCATGTGCGGACCAGGCCTTCGTTGAGGCCCTGGTCGACATCTCGACCGACAAGTCACGCGGCTGGTGGGAGACGTTTCGCGAAGTGCTCCCGCCCACGCTCCTGAACATCGCCGAGTTGGAGCATCACGCGACCGCGCTCTGTTCGGCCAACACGGCACACGTGCCCGGACTGCTGCAGATCACCGACCATGCTCGCGAAATCTTCCGGCAGGTGGTTCCCGAGTTCTCCCGTTCCGAGATCGAGCACCGGGTGAGTCACCGTCTCCAGCGTCAAGCGCTACTGGACCACAACGACGCGGTGCCGTTCCGCGCGATCATCCACGAAGCCGCACTACGTGTGCCGGTGGGCGGCCCCTCCGTCGCCAAACGTCAGTTGGATCACATCGTGGAACAGAGCGAACAGGCGCACATCACCGTGACGGTGATCCCGTTCGCCATCGGCGCCTACCCCGGTTCCGGGCAGAACATCTTCTACGCGTACGGGCCCGTCCCCCAACTCGACACGGTTTCACTGGATCAGTCTCACGGGCCTGTACTCGTGGACGCGGAAGCCCAGTTGGAGACCTACCGCATGCTGCTGGACCGTATGGAACAAGCAGCCCTCAAGCCGTCGAAATCGCGCGACTTCATCCACAACCTCGTCCACGACCTGTGA
- a CDS encoding DUF397 domain-containing protein, whose translation MPAYAWQKSSYCGQGESCVHVAAMQKSSHCQEGEACVHISADPTTIRLIESADPTQAVLDAAPSAFGALLRSLKELPRRD comes from the coding sequence ATGCCTGCCTACGCCTGGCAGAAGTCGTCCTACTGCGGCCAGGGCGAATCCTGCGTCCACGTCGCCGCCATGCAGAAGTCCTCGCACTGCCAAGAAGGCGAAGCCTGCGTCCACATATCCGCCGACCCCACCACCATCCGCCTCATCGAGTCCGCCGACCCCACCCAAGCCGTACTCGACGCCGCCCCCTCTGCCTTCGGCGCCCTGCTGCGCTCGCTGAAGGAACTCCCACGTCGCGACTGA
- a CDS encoding IclR family transcriptional regulator, whose amino-acid sequence MFVARDLRRVCVAHEESPHPLRHVVDIGDEQPLWAGASSKILLRDASDTLLRRVAASSPHGEAYADELRTRAQEAVHHGYAVSSSEWDEGPTAVAVPVTGLSGKVIASLSVSGPSHRFPYDAVERFAADLCEAAGLISDQGFSHPLGPNH is encoded by the coding sequence GTGTTCGTCGCCCGCGACCTCAGACGCGTCTGCGTCGCCCACGAGGAGAGCCCGCACCCTCTGCGCCACGTCGTCGACATCGGTGACGAGCAGCCCTTGTGGGCCGGCGCCTCCTCCAAGATCCTCCTGCGGGACGCCTCCGACACCCTGCTGCGCCGCGTCGCCGCCTCCTCCCCGCACGGCGAGGCGTACGCGGACGAACTGCGCACGCGAGCGCAGGAGGCGGTGCATCACGGCTACGCGGTCAGCAGCAGCGAGTGGGACGAGGGCCCGACCGCGGTCGCCGTCCCGGTCACCGGCCTCTCCGGCAAGGTCATCGCCTCCCTCTCCGTCAGCGGCCCCAGCCACCGCTTCCCCTACGACGCGGTCGAGCGGTTCGCGGCCGACCTCTGCGAAGCGGCGGGGCTCATCTCCGATCAGGGGTTCAGCCACCCGCTCGGGCCGAACCACTGA
- a CDS encoding esterase-like activity of phytase family protein, translated as MRLSRSITASVVMSMAIGVVLAQGAAHAGSPGALSRDCSDLVRIRAFSDDLDKKTLDDVYVGNLSALAVDRGGRITAVSDESYVYSLDVRERARSLSAEAVAVASLTDANGRAPDSEGLAVDLDGTRLISSETEPSVTRYDRDGTAVEALPVPAALAVAPAGRAVRNQTFEGLTLQRGGRTLVASMEGALSGDQADVVRLQTWHRAGLGKSFKVGAQYGYQADTGLGVVELAAVGDGRLLVLERGFTVGVGNTVRLYLADPRRADDVSGTEALTSDGPARLASKTLLADLVDCPSLGATAEQPQPNPLLDNIEGLAVTGHTAAGRLRLLLVSDDNERETQITRLYSLDVRLPR; from the coding sequence ATGCGCTTGAGCAGATCGATCACGGCATCTGTGGTCATGAGCATGGCAATAGGTGTGGTGCTGGCGCAGGGCGCGGCTCACGCGGGCTCCCCGGGGGCCCTGTCGCGTGACTGTTCCGACCTTGTCCGCATACGGGCCTTCTCCGACGACCTCGACAAGAAGACGCTGGATGACGTCTACGTGGGCAATCTGTCCGCCCTCGCCGTCGACCGGGGCGGCCGGATCACCGCGGTGTCCGACGAGTCGTACGTCTACTCGCTCGACGTGCGGGAGAGGGCCCGTTCGCTGAGCGCCGAGGCGGTGGCGGTGGCCTCGCTCACCGACGCGAACGGCAGGGCGCCGGACTCCGAGGGGCTGGCCGTCGACCTGGACGGCACCCGGCTGATCAGCTCGGAGACCGAGCCCTCCGTCACCCGTTACGACCGTGACGGCACGGCGGTCGAGGCACTGCCGGTACCGGCGGCCCTCGCCGTCGCCCCGGCTGGACGGGCGGTACGCAACCAGACCTTCGAGGGGCTGACGCTCCAGCGCGGCGGACGCACCCTGGTCGCCTCGATGGAGGGCGCGCTCTCCGGGGACCAGGCCGACGTGGTGCGGCTGCAGACCTGGCACCGCGCAGGCCTTGGCAAGTCCTTCAAGGTCGGCGCCCAGTACGGCTACCAGGCCGACACAGGCCTGGGAGTCGTCGAGCTCGCCGCTGTCGGAGACGGCCGGCTGCTCGTCCTCGAACGCGGCTTCACCGTCGGCGTCGGCAACACCGTCCGCCTCTACTTGGCCGACCCGCGCCGGGCCGACGACGTCAGTGGCACCGAGGCCCTCACCTCGGACGGCCCGGCCCGGCTGGCGTCCAAGACCCTGCTGGCCGACCTTGTCGACTGCCCGAGCCTCGGCGCGACGGCCGAACAGCCTCAGCCCAACCCCCTGCTGGACAACATCGAAGGACTGGCCGTGACCGGCCACACAGCCGCCGGGCGCCTGCGGTTGCTGCTGGTCAGCGACGACAACGAGCGGGAGACCCAGATCACCCGCCTGTATTCGCTCGATGTCCGGCTGCCGCGTTGA
- a CDS encoding DUF485 domain-containing protein, with the protein MHPYEQTDRHDDTDPYGHSGPRAQTNEQGSWSDRAPQQLRSLPSRNDAAALRKLRAARKPPAKVAAAVAGGQVCAVVLAAEVPGFMGTGLLGPVNIGLVLILVELALAAWAMVWYGRYAGTKLDPVAARLRPVLPPQRKGHR; encoded by the coding sequence ATGCACCCGTACGAGCAAACCGACCGTCACGACGACACCGATCCGTACGGGCACTCCGGTCCCCGCGCCCAAACCAACGAGCAAGGCTCATGGTCCGACCGCGCCCCCCAGCAGTTGCGGTCACTCCCGTCCCGGAACGACGCCGCCGCTCTGCGCAAGCTTCGCGCCGCGCGCAAGCCGCCCGCGAAGGTCGCCGCCGCCGTGGCCGGCGGGCAGGTGTGCGCCGTGGTCCTGGCCGCCGAGGTACCGGGCTTCATGGGGACCGGGCTGCTCGGGCCGGTCAACATCGGCCTCGTGCTCATCCTCGTGGAACTCGCCCTCGCCGCCTGGGCGATGGTGTGGTACGGGCGCTACGCGGGCACCAAGCTCGATCCAGTGGCGGCGCGGCTCAGACCCGTTCTCCCGCCCCAGCGAAAGGGCCACCGGTGA
- a CDS encoding solute symporter family protein yields MNTFVALAAPHDVGPVLAIFAIFVVLTLLLSLLGTTSEGTDLSDFYVGRRRLSSAVNGIALFGGYMSAASMLGNPGQISLNGFDGIAYVLAPAVTWVVVLMLVAEPYHSTSRFTVGDTLAHRLRSRPVHLAAGITTLFISLPYLIAQLVGAGVLAAPVLGYDGPAAQRGIVACLGLVMILFVVLGGMRVTTLLETVKAVLMIGACVALALAVLWRFGWNPADLLSQAAGRSGFGEQFLRPGIRYDDGVSKLDLVSLQVAFLLGAAGLPHVLMRLSTVSTGPRARRSVQWMGLLNLGFVVLVVVNGLGATALLSRDTIVADADSGNTAILLVAEHVGGTVLLTVISCVVFVTILTVVAGITLTVACALAHDIYGAVIMRGRSSEKSELLVARLAVVFIGLVTIVLSLYAQHLPISFLVSLAFAIAASAVLPAILFTLWWKGFTTRGAIWSMYGGLSTAVLLVALSPAVSGDPHALLPDADFAVFPLRNPGLVSIPVGFFLGWIGSVRDRREPGGADYTETEIRVLTGAPGDTESKAGVGQPA; encoded by the coding sequence GTGAACACCTTCGTCGCCCTGGCCGCGCCCCACGACGTCGGCCCCGTCCTCGCCATCTTCGCGATCTTCGTCGTCCTCACCCTGCTGCTCTCCCTCCTCGGAACCACATCGGAGGGCACCGACCTCAGCGACTTCTACGTCGGCCGACGTCGGCTGTCGTCGGCAGTCAACGGGATCGCGCTCTTCGGCGGGTACATGTCCGCGGCCTCGATGCTCGGCAACCCCGGACAGATCTCCCTCAACGGGTTCGACGGCATCGCCTACGTACTGGCGCCGGCGGTCACCTGGGTGGTGGTGCTGATGCTGGTCGCCGAGCCGTACCACAGCACCTCGCGGTTCACCGTCGGCGACACACTCGCCCACCGTCTGCGGTCGCGTCCGGTGCACCTGGCGGCGGGGATCACCACCCTGTTCATCTCCCTGCCGTACCTGATCGCCCAGCTCGTCGGAGCCGGGGTGCTCGCCGCGCCCGTCCTCGGCTACGACGGGCCGGCCGCTCAGCGGGGCATCGTGGCCTGCCTCGGTCTGGTGATGATCCTCTTCGTCGTCCTCGGAGGGATGCGGGTGACCACCCTGCTGGAGACCGTCAAGGCCGTCCTGATGATCGGTGCGTGCGTCGCCCTCGCCCTCGCGGTGTTGTGGCGCTTCGGCTGGAACCCGGCGGACCTGCTGTCGCAGGCGGCCGGGCGCAGCGGCTTCGGTGAGCAGTTCCTGCGCCCGGGCATCCGCTACGACGATGGCGTAAGCAAGCTGGACCTGGTGAGTCTGCAGGTGGCGTTCCTGCTCGGAGCGGCCGGGCTGCCGCACGTCCTGATGCGCCTGTCGACCGTCTCCACCGGTCCCAGGGCCCGCCGCTCGGTGCAGTGGATGGGGCTGCTGAACCTCGGTTTCGTCGTGCTGGTCGTGGTGAACGGGCTGGGCGCCACTGCCCTGCTCAGCCGGGACACCATCGTCGCCGACGCCGACTCCGGCAACACCGCCATCCTGCTGGTCGCCGAGCACGTGGGCGGCACCGTCCTGCTGACCGTGATCTCCTGCGTGGTGTTCGTGACGATCCTGACGGTCGTCGCCGGAATCACGCTCACTGTGGCCTGCGCGCTCGCCCACGACATCTACGGCGCGGTGATCATGCGGGGGAGGTCGTCGGAGAAGAGCGAACTGCTGGTCGCACGGCTGGCGGTCGTCTTCATCGGGCTCGTGACCATCGTGCTGTCGCTGTACGCCCAGCACCTGCCCATCTCGTTCCTCGTCAGCCTGGCCTTCGCGATCGCGGCCTCCGCGGTGCTGCCGGCCATCCTCTTCACCCTGTGGTGGAAGGGGTTCACCACCCGGGGGGCGATCTGGAGCATGTACGGAGGGCTGAGCACGGCGGTGCTGCTGGTGGCGCTGTCCCCGGCCGTCTCAGGCGACCCCCACGCGCTGCTGCCGGACGCCGATTTCGCGGTGTTCCCGCTGCGCAACCCCGGCCTGGTGTCCATACCCGTCGGCTTCTTCCTGGGGTGGATCGGCTCGGTGCGCGACCGGCGGGAGCCCGGCGGCGCGGACTACACGGAGACGGAGATCCGCGTGCTCACCGGAGCGCCGGGCGACACCGAGTCGAAGGCAGGGGTGGGGCAGCCCGCCTGA
- a CDS encoding phosphotransferase family protein has protein sequence MAREQLAGAARAALGGGRRLAAVERVAGGSKKGVYRLVMDDATTAIAYLWDDAENYWPAAEGDDDLTDPFSPGLGLDLFEAAHTRLDTLGVRVPAIRLVDRDGAHCPADLAIVEDLQGESLEELLARDRRAAAPVMARLAESLEAMRLHRAPAYGKVAVVDAGGSSRGTSCEGVVLERALRDLAEAASRDPRIADARDRLEERLLDLAAAVRPRAEYAVVHGELGPDHVLVDTDGNPVAIDIEGTMYFDVEWEHVFLRIRLHDAYQPLAAAGLDEDRLALYMLAQRLSLTAGPLRLLDGDFPDRAFMAGIAEHNLKQALDLMHA, from the coding sequence GTGGCACGGGAGCAGTTGGCGGGTGCGGCGCGGGCCGCGCTGGGCGGCGGACGGCGGCTGGCGGCGGTCGAGCGGGTCGCGGGCGGCAGCAAGAAGGGCGTGTACCGCCTGGTGATGGACGACGCGACGACCGCGATCGCCTACCTGTGGGACGACGCCGAGAACTACTGGCCTGCCGCCGAGGGGGACGACGACCTGACCGACCCGTTCTCACCCGGCCTCGGACTCGATCTGTTCGAGGCCGCGCACACGCGGCTGGACACGCTCGGCGTCCGCGTCCCGGCGATCCGTCTCGTCGACCGCGACGGTGCCCACTGCCCGGCCGACCTGGCGATCGTCGAGGACCTTCAGGGCGAGAGCCTGGAGGAGCTGCTCGCGCGCGACCGGCGGGCGGCCGCTCCGGTCATGGCCCGGCTCGCGGAGTCGCTGGAGGCGATGCGGCTCCACCGGGCCCCGGCTTACGGCAAGGTCGCCGTGGTCGACGCGGGCGGGTCCTCACGCGGTACGTCGTGCGAGGGAGTGGTTCTCGAACGTGCGCTGCGGGACCTCGCCGAGGCAGCCTCCCGCGATCCACGGATAGCGGACGCCCGCGACCGGCTGGAGGAGCGGCTGCTGGACCTGGCGGCGGCCGTGCGGCCGCGCGCGGAGTACGCGGTCGTGCACGGCGAACTGGGGCCCGACCACGTACTGGTGGACACGGACGGGAACCCCGTGGCGATCGACATCGAGGGCACGATGTACTTCGACGTCGAGTGGGAGCACGTGTTTCTACGGATCCGCCTGCACGATGCCTACCAGCCCCTGGCGGCGGCCGGATTGGACGAGGACCGGCTCGCGCTCTACATGCTCGCGCAGCGGCTCTCGCTGACGGCGGGGCCACTGCGGCTGCTCGACGGGGACTTCCCCGACCGGGCGTTCATGGCGGGTATCGCCGAGCACAACCTGAAGCAGGCGCTGGACCTGATGCACGCCTGA
- a CDS encoding class I SAM-dependent methyltransferase has translation MAEEIFRDRRLAELYDPLDPDRGDLDAHLLLAEEFGARKVLDIGCGTGVFALLLADRGVEVVGIDPAGASLDVARAKPGADRVRWIHGDATALPPLQVDLVTMTANVAQAIADPELWRRTLAGAYEALRPGGHLVFETRDPARRAWEAWNREDSHGVTEVPGFGTVETWVELTEVAGQLVTFRWHYTFDGDKKELTSDSTLRFRERHEIETELAAHGYVLEDVRDAPDRPGREFVFVARRPPAM, from the coding sequence ATGGCTGAGGAGATCTTCCGTGACCGACGGCTGGCCGAGCTCTACGACCCGCTCGACCCCGATCGCGGTGACCTGGACGCCCACCTCCTGCTCGCGGAGGAGTTCGGCGCGCGGAAGGTGCTGGACATCGGCTGCGGGACGGGCGTGTTCGCGTTGCTGCTGGCGGACCGTGGGGTGGAGGTCGTCGGGATCGACCCGGCCGGCGCCTCCCTCGATGTCGCACGGGCCAAACCGGGGGCGGACCGGGTCCGCTGGATCCACGGTGACGCGACGGCCCTTCCCCCGCTCCAGGTCGACCTCGTCACCATGACGGCCAACGTGGCGCAGGCGATCGCGGACCCGGAGCTATGGCGGCGGACACTCGCGGGCGCATACGAGGCCCTGCGGCCGGGCGGCCACCTGGTCTTCGAGACCCGCGACCCGGCCAGACGGGCCTGGGAGGCGTGGAATCGCGAGGACTCGCACGGGGTCACCGAGGTGCCGGGTTTCGGCACGGTCGAGACCTGGGTGGAACTGACCGAGGTCGCCGGCCAACTGGTCACCTTCCGGTGGCACTACACCTTCGACGGCGACAAGAAGGAGCTGACTTCCGACTCCACCCTCAGATTCCGCGAGCGGCACGAGATCGAGACGGAGCTGGCCGCTCACGGATACGTGCTGGAGGACGTACGGGACGCTCCCGACCGGCCCGGCAGGGAGTTCGTGTTCGTGGCGCGTCGGCCGCCGGCGATGTGA
- a CDS encoding GNAT family N-acetyltransferase: MSFTLEGPVLEGTRVRLEPLDHRHAADLAVAAEEDRSSYRFTWVPRAAEVEAYVDAQLSRATAGRLAPYAQIDRTSGRAVGATGFWDPRLWPTEGGGLCAIEVGFTWLAASAQGTGLNTEAKYLLFRHAFERWDVARVDLKTDARNGRSRAAIESVGARFEGVLRNWSPSWAPGEDGRLRDSAMFSITAAEWPGCRTALEARLARGAGAAAPERAPADH, from the coding sequence ATGAGTTTCACGCTTGAGGGACCGGTTCTGGAGGGCACACGCGTGCGTCTGGAACCGTTGGATCACCGTCACGCCGCGGATTTGGCCGTGGCGGCGGAGGAGGACCGGAGTTCGTACCGGTTCACATGGGTGCCGAGGGCGGCAGAGGTCGAGGCGTACGTCGACGCGCAGCTCTCCCGTGCCACCGCCGGACGACTGGCCCCGTACGCGCAGATCGATCGGACGTCGGGGCGGGCGGTCGGAGCCACGGGCTTCTGGGATCCGCGGCTGTGGCCGACGGAGGGCGGCGGGCTGTGCGCCATCGAGGTGGGCTTCACCTGGCTCGCGGCGTCGGCGCAGGGGACGGGGCTGAACACCGAGGCCAAGTACCTGCTGTTCCGGCATGCCTTCGAGCGGTGGGACGTGGCCCGCGTCGATCTGAAGACAGACGCGCGCAACGGCCGTTCGAGGGCCGCGATCGAAAGCGTGGGCGCCCGTTTCGAGGGCGTGCTGCGCAACTGGTCGCCCTCCTGGGCGCCGGGGGAGGACGGCCGCCTCCGTGACTCCGCGATGTTCTCGATCACCGCGGCGGAGTGGCCGGGGTGCCGGACGGCGCTGGAGGCCCGCCTCGCCCGCGGGGCGGGCGCCGCCGCCCCCGAACGCGCTCCCGCCGACCACTGA
- a CDS encoding Vgb family protein: MISRPTTVSITEFPVSDAAAGPYGIAAGPDGALWFTLVHAGRIGRLAPDGEATSYALGSTSGGPSIITAGPDGALWFTEFLGHRIGRISTAGEVTSFPLPTSIAGPFGITVGPDGALWFTEAEADRIGRITTEGEVDEFPLPLSGAFPSAIAAGPDGRLWFTMNRANSIGAMTLDGEVAVHPLPTPGAAPVGITAGGDGALWFVEIGAGLIGRITPDGKIDEFPLPDPESRPHAIAADADGGCWFTEWGGNRVGRITYDGRHDDTHDIHDMYEIHEHDLPTPSSEPHGIALGPDGSMWTALEIGSVARMRTRGKAD; this comes from the coding sequence ATGATTTCCCGGCCGACGACCGTGTCCATCACGGAGTTCCCCGTCTCCGACGCCGCCGCCGGGCCGTACGGAATCGCCGCCGGGCCGGACGGCGCGCTGTGGTTCACGCTGGTCCACGCCGGGCGCATCGGCAGACTCGCGCCCGATGGTGAGGCCACGTCGTACGCGCTCGGCTCGACGTCCGGCGGGCCGTCGATCATCACGGCCGGGCCGGACGGCGCGCTCTGGTTCACGGAGTTCCTGGGGCACCGGATCGGGCGGATCAGTACGGCCGGAGAGGTCACGTCCTTCCCCTTGCCGACGTCGATTGCCGGTCCGTTCGGGATCACGGTCGGTCCCGATGGCGCGCTGTGGTTCACGGAGGCGGAGGCCGACCGGATCGGCCGGATCACGACCGAGGGTGAGGTCGACGAGTTCCCGCTCCCGCTCTCCGGCGCGTTTCCTTCGGCCATCGCCGCCGGGCCGGACGGCCGGCTGTGGTTCACCATGAACCGGGCGAACTCGATCGGTGCCATGACGCTGGACGGGGAGGTCGCGGTCCACCCGCTGCCGACGCCGGGCGCCGCCCCCGTGGGTATCACCGCCGGTGGTGACGGAGCCCTGTGGTTCGTCGAGATCGGGGCCGGCCTGATCGGGCGGATCACACCGGACGGGAAGATCGACGAGTTCCCCCTCCCGGACCCCGAGTCCCGCCCGCACGCCATCGCCGCCGACGCCGACGGCGGCTGCTGGTTCACCGAGTGGGGCGGCAACCGCGTAGGCAGGATCACCTACGACGGCCGTCACGACGACACGCATGACATCCACGACATGTACGAGATCCACGAGCACGACCTGCCGACCCCCTCCTCAGAACCCCACGGCATCGCCCTGGGCCCGGACGGCTCGATGTGGACGGCGCTGGAGATCGGCTCCGTGGCCCGCATGCGCACGCGGGGGAAGGCGGATTGA